One window from the genome of Choloepus didactylus isolate mChoDid1 chromosome 2, mChoDid1.pri, whole genome shotgun sequence encodes:
- the CRCT1 gene encoding cysteine-rich C-terminal protein 1: MSYQQYTPHAKGCSKGSSQGPAPCPAPVPAPVPAPVPAAPSASCCRGCCGDAGCCGDCGCCGSSSTGCCCFPRRRRRQRRRGCCCCGGESQRSQCSSNNQNSGCCSGCC, translated from the coding sequence ATGTCCTACCAGCAGTACACGCCTCACGCCAAAGGCTGTTCTAAGGGGTCTTCCCAGGGCCCCGCCCCGTGCCCCGCCCCAGTGCCCGCCCCGGTGCCCGCCCCGGTGCCGGCCGCTCCCTCCGCCTCGTGCTGCCGTGGCTGCTGCGGCGACGCGGGCTGCTGCGGTGACTGCGGCTGCTGCGGCTCCTCCTCCACCGGCTGCTGCTGCTTTCCGCGGAGGCGCCGCCGGCAGCGCCGGcgcggctgctgctgctgcgggGGCGAAAGCCAGAGGTCCCAGTGCTCCAGCAACAACCAGAACTCCGGCTGCTGCTCCGGCTGCTGCTGA